A genomic region of Chlorobaculum parvum NCIB 8327 contains the following coding sequences:
- a CDS encoding ion transporter, translating into MTSRKNLRQKLHHIIFDYDTIPAKAFDLVLIVAILLSVTAVMLDTVSSIRIGYGELLYGLEWFFTILFTVEYLIRIYASDSRARYIFSFYGIIDLLAILPTYFSIFVPGTQYLLVIRFFRVLRIFRLLKLVKFVQEAEFVKASLIASSRKIVFFLFFVLVTVSIIGALMYLIEGEESGFTSIPKGVYWAIVTITTVGYGDIYPQTVLGRTLASLLMIVGYSIIAVPTGIVSAEMAAMHEKIEAGNKKEVSCCESTKHDKDACFCKICGRPLG; encoded by the coding sequence ATGACATCCAGAAAGAACTTGCGGCAGAAACTGCACCACATCATCTTCGATTACGATACGATTCCCGCCAAAGCGTTCGATCTGGTGTTGATTGTGGCTATCCTGCTGAGCGTAACGGCTGTGATGCTCGATACTGTCAGCTCGATTCGCATCGGTTATGGCGAGCTGCTGTACGGACTCGAATGGTTCTTTACGATACTCTTCACCGTTGAATATCTGATCAGGATTTACGCTTCGGATTCCAGAGCGCGATACATCTTCAGCTTTTATGGCATCATCGACCTGCTGGCGATTCTGCCAACCTATTTCAGCATCTTCGTACCCGGCACCCAATACCTGCTCGTCATCCGCTTTTTCCGGGTGCTCCGAATCTTCCGATTGCTTAAACTGGTCAAGTTCGTCCAGGAAGCCGAGTTCGTCAAAGCCTCACTGATCGCCTCAAGCCGCAAAATTGTCTTCTTCCTCTTCTTCGTTCTGGTAACAGTGAGCATTATCGGGGCGCTCATGTACCTTATCGAGGGTGAAGAGAGCGGATTCACCAGTATCCCCAAAGGGGTATATTGGGCAATCGTCACCATCACGACGGTCGGCTATGGCGACATCTACCCGCAGACCGTGCTCGGGCGTACCCTCGCCTCCCTGCTTATGATCGTCGGCTACAGTATCATCGCCGTTCCGACCGGCATCGTCAGCGCTGAAATGGCTGCAATGCACGAAAAAATCGAGGCTGGCAACAAAAAAGAGGTTTCCTGCTGCGAATCTACCAAACACGACAAAGACGCCTGCTTCTGCAAAATCTGTGGCCGACCTCTGGGTTGA